In the Leptospira sp. WS4.C2 genome, one interval contains:
- a CDS encoding peptidylprolyl isomerase, producing MKMNVLNKVSFFALLFLVATQTIFCSDQRFKKITYEPVSYSPSKVIVKRADQTTVKLPEKPAIYAVFTTTTGDLVLELYDEAAPKTVQNFIDLAQGEKEFRTEKGSERRPFYDGLKFHRVIENFMAQGGCPRGDGTGGPGYQTEDEINGKALGLDKVKIKDAPQYQAQLQRAVLAEFKIQSRAEFEEKRTEVEKAYQEAMELPVLEVLHRVGYRYNEALPSKKAVRGSLAMANAGPNTNGSQFFINQVDTPHLDGLHTVFGFLVSGYDVLDRIIEKGNLQTTIRKVVIIDKRQ from the coding sequence ATGAAAATGAATGTTTTAAATAAAGTTTCCTTCTTCGCATTACTCTTTTTAGTCGCCACGCAAACCATATTCTGCAGTGACCAAAGATTCAAAAAAATTACCTACGAACCTGTCTCTTATTCTCCGTCCAAGGTGATAGTCAAACGTGCTGACCAAACCACTGTCAAACTTCCAGAGAAACCAGCCATTTATGCGGTGTTTACAACTACGACAGGTGATTTGGTATTGGAACTTTATGATGAGGCGGCACCAAAAACCGTGCAGAACTTTATCGATCTGGCACAAGGGGAAAAGGAATTTAGAACCGAGAAAGGTTCCGAGAGACGCCCGTTTTACGATGGACTCAAATTCCACAGAGTCATTGAAAACTTTATGGCACAAGGGGGATGTCCGAGAGGAGACGGAACCGGTGGGCCTGGATACCAAACAGAAGATGAAATCAATGGGAAGGCACTCGGACTCGACAAAGTCAAAATCAAAGATGCACCGCAATACCAAGCCCAATTGCAACGAGCTGTCCTTGCAGAATTCAAAATCCAGTCGCGGGCAGAGTTTGAAGAAAAAAGAACGGAAGTAGAAAAGGCCTACCAAGAGGCAATGGAATTGCCTGTTTTAGAAGTTCTCCACCGAGTGGGTTATCGTTACAATGAAGCGCTTCCTAGTAAAAAGGCAGTCCGCGGATCTTTGGCCATGGCCAATGCAGGTCCCAATACCAACGGGTCACAATTTTTTATCAACCAGGTTGACACTCCTCATCTAGATGGTCTCCATACAGTTTTTGGATTTTTGGTTTCTGGGTATGATGTACTTGACCGAATCATAGAAAAAGGGAACCTTCAAACGACGATCCGAAAGGTTGTCATTATAGACAAACGACAATGA
- a CDS encoding SPFH domain-containing protein → MDLIPIVVFLVIVYIIKKTIIVVPEQSVYVKERLGVLNGVLKSGFYFMIPFVDQISYRQNLKEQTIDIDPQVCITKDNVSVEVDGVLYLKVVDGEKASYGIDNFMLATTQLAQTTLRSEIGKLIFDNLLSERDEINGRVVSNIDRATDPWGIKVTRYEIRNITPPKQILLEMENQMKSERERRAEITISQGEKESRVNHSIGERQESINISEGEKIRLVNESEGRALEITVISNATAKGLQLISEAISKKGGKEAVSLQITQEYMDALGHIFKTAKTTVVPEGLANIGGVFEGLSKITTKIPQVGE, encoded by the coding sequence ATGGATTTAATACCCATCGTTGTATTTTTGGTCATTGTTTATATCATCAAAAAAACGATCATCGTTGTTCCAGAACAAAGTGTTTATGTAAAAGAAAGATTGGGTGTACTCAATGGGGTTTTGAAATCGGGATTTTATTTTATGATCCCATTTGTGGACCAAATTAGTTACCGTCAAAACTTAAAAGAACAAACCATTGATATCGATCCACAAGTTTGTATTACCAAAGACAACGTATCCGTTGAAGTGGATGGAGTTTTGTATTTAAAAGTTGTGGATGGAGAAAAAGCATCTTACGGCATTGATAACTTTATGTTAGCGACCACTCAACTCGCACAAACCACTCTGCGTTCCGAAATTGGTAAATTAATTTTTGATAATCTACTTTCAGAAAGAGATGAAATCAATGGCCGCGTGGTCTCCAATATTGACCGTGCTACTGATCCTTGGGGAATCAAAGTCACAAGATACGAAATCCGTAATATCACACCTCCCAAACAAATTTTACTCGAGATGGAAAACCAAATGAAATCCGAAAGGGAAAGACGAGCTGAGATTACCATCTCCCAAGGAGAAAAGGAATCTCGGGTCAATCACTCGATTGGAGAAAGACAAGAATCGATCAACATTTCCGAAGGGGAAAAAATTCGATTGGTCAATGAATCAGAAGGTCGAGCACTTGAGATCACAGTGATTTCCAATGCCACGGCAAAAGGGTTACAACTCATCTCGGAAGCCATTAGTAAAAAAGGGGGGAAAGAAGCGGTGAGTTTACAGATCACCCAAGAGTATATGGATGCCCTGGGCCATATTTTTAAAACAGCCAAAACCACAGTGGTTCCCGAAGGACTCGCAAACATCGGGGGAGTATTTGAAGGACTTTCCAAAATCACTACAAAAATCCCACAGGTAGGAGAATAG
- a CDS encoding heme-binding domain-containing protein, with the protein MKRIFLILLGVFLILQFFPVARTNPPVTSEIQTKPEIKEVLKRSCYDCHSNETVWPTYSYLFPASLLISHHVDEGREELNFSKFGLLSERKQNKKIYEIWEQVDEGEMPPRDYLLLHPSAKLSDKDKEILKAWADLNNKESE; encoded by the coding sequence GTGAAACGAATTTTCCTGATCTTACTGGGAGTTTTTCTCATACTCCAGTTTTTCCCTGTCGCAAGAACCAATCCTCCCGTTACTTCGGAAATCCAAACCAAACCGGAAATCAAAGAAGTCCTGAAACGCAGCTGTTATGACTGCCATTCGAATGAGACAGTTTGGCCCACATACTCTTATCTGTTTCCGGCCTCCCTACTGATTTCCCACCATGTGGATGAAGGAAGAGAAGAATTGAATTTTTCCAAATTTGGACTTCTCTCCGAAAGAAAACAAAACAAAAAAATATACGAAATTTGGGAACAAGTCGACGAAGGGGAGATGCCGCCGAGAGACTATCTTTTATTGCATCCCAGTGCCAAGTTATCCGACAAAGACAAAGAAATTTTGAAAGCTTGGGCAGATCTAAATAACAAGGAATCAGAATGA
- a CDS encoding NfeD family protein, with the protein MDFIFANSPYVWIFLGITLLFSEFLLPGTFVMFLGIGALFTGILARLIPMEFYSQVVVWVVSSLVSILVGGTAVKRFFKSESSVDPFIQDDFLNQIVPVETDILVQRHGGKIRFQGTLWDAVSNDSKIPKGNFVRILSRENLTFTVERVD; encoded by the coding sequence TTGGATTTTATTTTTGCAAACTCACCCTATGTATGGATTTTCCTTGGAATCACATTACTATTTTCAGAATTCCTTCTGCCTGGAACCTTTGTGATGTTTTTGGGGATTGGGGCCCTATTTACGGGAATTTTGGCCCGCTTAATACCGATGGAATTTTATTCCCAAGTGGTTGTTTGGGTGGTGTCAAGTCTAGTGTCAATCCTCGTGGGAGGAACTGCCGTAAAACGTTTTTTTAAATCCGAATCTTCGGTAGATCCTTTTATCCAAGATGATTTTCTGAACCAAATTGTTCCTGTAGAAACAGATATCTTAGTCCAAAGGCATGGTGGAAAAATCCGCTTCCAAGGAACTCTTTGGGATGCCGTTTCTAACGATTCCAAAATTCCTAAAGGAAATTTTGTTAGGATTCTCTCTCGGGAGAATCTTACGTTCACTGTGGAACGCGTAGACTAA
- a CDS encoding RNHCP domain-containing protein — translation MSRESDLSKFQKFSKKKRFDDEDEDITFSNSQTKSFRFHSDTDEFRCVECKQMVFPPGYGTGQRNHCPNCLTSLHLDSAPGDRKANCGSKMEAISIWVRKTEWVILHRCKGCGVIHANRIGPDDNESMLLSLAAQAMAKPSFRLFTENPVEDPPDEMR, via the coding sequence ATGTCACGTGAATCCGATTTATCTAAATTCCAAAAGTTCTCTAAGAAAAAACGTTTTGATGACGAAGACGAGGATATTACTTTCTCTAATTCCCAAACAAAATCCTTTCGTTTCCATTCAGACACAGACGAATTTCGCTGTGTGGAATGCAAACAAATGGTATTTCCTCCGGGCTATGGAACCGGCCAGAGAAACCATTGTCCGAACTGCCTCACAAGTTTGCATCTAGACTCCGCCCCAGGAGATAGAAAAGCAAACTGCGGAAGTAAAATGGAAGCAATCTCCATTTGGGTTCGAAAAACTGAGTGGGTGATTTTACATCGTTGTAAGGGGTGTGGTGTGATCCATGCCAATCGCATTGGACCTGATGATAATGAATCTATGTTATTGTCACTTGCGGCCCAAGCGATGGCCAAACCAAGTTTTCGGTTGTTTACAGAAAATCCGGTGGAGGATCCACCGGATGAAATGCGTTAG
- the argH gene encoding argininosuccinate lyase translates to MKEKKLWGGRFDAPPSSLMIRIGESISFDKELYAHDIEGSISHSRMLKRIGILSESEQRKIETGLIQIKKEIDSGKFEFKIENEDIHMSVESRLTELLGDLGKKLHTGRSRNDQVSQDVRLYIKSEVEAILVLLLDLLNAWIGKAEAHTKTIIPGYTHLQIAQPIRASHYFLSHFWANIRDFEDFLDAYERADELVLGSGALAGVNYATDREFLKKDLSLSRISENSIDAVSQRDHIFKFLFAASQFMIHVSRFCEEIILYTSQEFSYFKLPDHLTTGSSIMPQKKNPDVAELIRGKSGRVIGSLTHLLVMVKGTPLSYNRDFQEDKLPLFDTVKQIKLSIEGVRDMVLGIQVFPENALRSLRLGFSTATDLADWLVSAKGIPFRSAHEIVGELVKYCSAKGYDLFNIPSGERGQIHAVLTDPGYEAAISLETSCDKKDVMGGTSFSRQKEQIKRAKAKVNELTKKLKSIESKGKK, encoded by the coding sequence ATGAAAGAAAAAAAATTATGGGGTGGTCGATTTGATGCACCACCATCTTCACTTATGATTCGGATTGGAGAATCGATTAGTTTTGATAAAGAACTTTATGCCCATGATATCGAAGGTTCCATTTCGCATTCGCGAATGTTAAAACGAATTGGAATTTTATCGGAATCAGAACAAAGAAAAATTGAAACAGGCCTCATTCAGATCAAAAAAGAAATCGATTCGGGAAAGTTTGAATTTAAAATTGAAAATGAAGACATCCATATGTCTGTCGAATCTCGCCTAACGGAGCTTTTGGGAGATTTGGGTAAAAAACTCCACACGGGTCGAAGTCGTAATGACCAAGTTTCACAAGACGTTCGTTTGTATATCAAATCGGAAGTAGAGGCCATTTTGGTTTTACTTCTGGATTTATTAAATGCTTGGATTGGAAAGGCCGAAGCTCATACGAAAACCATCATTCCTGGGTATACTCACCTCCAGATTGCCCAACCCATCCGAGCTTCTCATTATTTTTTATCCCATTTTTGGGCCAACATCCGTGACTTTGAGGACTTTCTCGATGCGTATGAAAGGGCCGATGAATTAGTGTTAGGTTCCGGTGCTCTTGCTGGTGTCAACTATGCAACGGACAGGGAGTTTTTGAAAAAGGATTTGTCTCTATCTCGAATCTCCGAAAACTCAATTGATGCAGTAAGCCAAAGGGACCATATCTTTAAGTTTCTATTTGCGGCCTCTCAGTTTATGATCCATGTATCACGTTTTTGTGAAGAGATCATTCTTTATACATCCCAAGAATTTAGTTATTTCAAACTTCCCGACCACCTCACTACCGGGTCTTCGATTATGCCCCAAAAGAAAAATCCTGATGTGGCAGAACTCATTCGCGGAAAATCAGGAAGGGTAATTGGAAGTTTGACTCATCTCCTTGTAATGGTGAAAGGAACTCCGCTTTCGTATAACAGAGATTTCCAAGAAGACAAACTTCCGTTATTTGACACAGTCAAACAAATCAAGTTAAGTATCGAAGGGGTTCGGGACATGGTTCTTGGGATCCAAGTGTTTCCAGAAAATGCCCTCCGAAGTTTAAGATTGGGATTTTCTACGGCCACGGACCTTGCGGATTGGCTTGTCAGTGCAAAGGGAATTCCTTTCCGTTCGGCCCATGAAATTGTCGGGGAACTTGTGAAATATTGTTCGGCAAAAGGATATGATCTGTTTAATATTCCCAGTGGAGAAAGGGGCCAAATCCACGCTGTCCTCACCGATCCAGGTTATGAAGCCGCCATTTCTCTCGAAACTTCTTGTGACAAAAAAGATGTGATGGGAGGAACTTCGTTTTCTCGTCAAAAAGAACAAATCAAACGAGCCAAGGCGAAGGTAAACGAATTGACCAAAAAGTTAAAATCAATAGAATCCAAAGGTAAAAAATAA
- a CDS encoding SPFH domain-containing protein, with translation MLYISLAFWSIVGIYLIYKIFRCIRIIPAQDVLIVERLGKYSRSLRAGFHILIPFIDRDAYYHTLKEQSIDVQPQICITHDNVQVKVDGVIYLKIIDPVRASYGIEDFQFAAIQLAQTTMRSVIGTMELDKTIGEKDLINSTIVAAIDQASEPWGIKVNRYEILNIVPPKSVLDAMEKEKKAQIAKRSQVLLSEGERDSRINRSLGFKEEAVNKSEGEKQRRINSAEGKATEIEALAVATAKGIEAIAGAISDQGGASAIKLQITKAFIQNFLHVAKENTEILVPADVMNLPNLIANLTEPRKPKA, from the coding sequence ATGTTATATATATCCTTAGCTTTTTGGTCTATTGTTGGAATTTATTTGATTTATAAAATCTTTCGCTGCATTCGGATCATCCCGGCACAAGATGTCCTGATTGTAGAAAGACTCGGAAAATACTCTCGCAGTTTGCGGGCAGGATTTCATATCCTCATTCCTTTCATTGATCGGGATGCTTATTACCATACTCTGAAAGAACAATCCATCGATGTACAACCACAGATTTGTATCACGCATGACAACGTGCAGGTGAAAGTGGACGGGGTAATTTATCTAAAAATCATTGATCCGGTTCGTGCTTCTTACGGAATTGAGGACTTTCAATTTGCCGCCATCCAACTGGCACAAACCACGATGCGTTCGGTCATTGGAACGATGGAACTCGATAAAACAATTGGGGAAAAAGATTTAATCAATTCTACCATTGTGGCCGCCATTGACCAAGCATCAGAACCGTGGGGAATCAAAGTAAACCGTTACGAGATTCTCAATATTGTTCCACCGAAGTCTGTCCTTGATGCCATGGAAAAAGAGAAAAAAGCGCAGATTGCCAAACGATCCCAGGTGCTTCTTTCTGAAGGGGAAAGGGATTCACGGATCAACCGCTCTCTCGGTTTCAAAGAGGAAGCAGTGAACAAATCGGAAGGGGAAAAACAAAGAAGGATCAACTCTGCCGAAGGAAAGGCAACAGAAATTGAAGCCCTTGCGGTTGCTACTGCCAAAGGGATTGAAGCCATTGCCGGTGCGATTTCTGACCAAGGGGGAGCTTCTGCGATCAAACTACAGATCACGAAAGCTTTCATCCAAAACTTCCTCCATGTCGCCAAAGAAAATACAGAAATCCTTGTTCCTGCGGACGTAATGAACTTACCCAATCTCATTGCCAACCTAACAGAACCAAGAAAACCGAAAGCATAA